Proteins from a genomic interval of Nitrosomonas sp.:
- a CDS encoding catalase: protein MNGEKKKLTTTAGAPVADNQNVMTAGPRGPQLLQDIWFLEKLAHFDREVIPERRMHAKGSGAYGTFTVTHDITEHTRAKLFSQIGKKAEVFVRFSTVAGERGAADAERDIRGFAIKFYTEEGNWDLVGNNTPVFFLRDPLKFPDLNHAVKRDPKTNLRSAQSNWDFWTLLPEALHQITITMSDRGIPFSYRHMHGFGSHTFSLINGEGKRSWVKFHLKTRQGIRCLTDLEAEQRIGRDRESHQRDLFDSIEKGDFPKWDMKIQIMTEEQAQHAPFNPFDLTKVWPHKDYPLMDAGTLELNRNPENYFAEVEQSAFNPANVVPGIGFSPDKMLQGRLFSYGDAQRYRLGVNHHQIPVNHPQCPYHAFHRDGQMRIDGNYAGTIGYEPNSYGEWQEQPNAKEPPLGLDGAADHWNHREDDDDYYSQPGNLFRLMNSEQRQTLSENTARAMNGVPEAIQLRHIANCLKADSAYGEGVAQALGIAIGGIRK from the coding sequence ATGAATGGCGAAAAGAAAAAGCTGACCACCACGGCTGGCGCACCGGTTGCGGATAACCAAAATGTGATGACTGCTGGACCACGCGGCCCTCAGTTGCTGCAGGACATCTGGTTTCTGGAAAAACTTGCTCACTTTGACCGTGAGGTGATCCCGGAGCGCCGAATGCACGCAAAAGGCTCCGGCGCCTATGGCACGTTCACCGTGACGCATGACATCACAGAACACACCAGAGCAAAACTGTTCTCGCAGATCGGCAAAAAAGCCGAAGTTTTTGTGCGATTCTCAACAGTCGCCGGAGAACGTGGCGCTGCCGATGCGGAACGCGACATTCGCGGATTCGCTATCAAATTCTATACCGAGGAAGGCAACTGGGATCTTGTTGGCAATAATACGCCCGTTTTTTTTCTGCGCGACCCGCTCAAGTTTCCTGATCTCAATCACGCCGTGAAACGCGACCCGAAGACCAATCTGCGCAGCGCGCAAAGCAACTGGGATTTCTGGACACTCCTGCCCGAAGCGTTACACCAGATCACCATCACCATGAGTGACCGAGGCATTCCATTTTCGTATCGCCACATGCATGGCTTTGGCAGCCACACCTTCAGCCTGATCAATGGTGAGGGCAAACGAAGCTGGGTGAAATTTCATCTCAAGACCCGGCAGGGCATCCGCTGCCTCACTGATCTGGAAGCCGAGCAACGCATTGGCAGGGATCGCGAAAGCCATCAGCGGGATCTGTTCGACAGCATCGAAAAAGGTGATTTCCCTAAATGGGACATGAAAATTCAAATCATGACCGAGGAGCAAGCCCAACATGCGCCATTCAATCCATTCGACCTGACTAAAGTATGGCCGCACAAGGACTATCCGCTCATGGATGCAGGTACGCTGGAACTGAATCGTAATCCGGAAAATTATTTTGCCGAAGTCGAGCAATCCGCATTTAATCCGGCAAATGTCGTTCCCGGGATTGGCTTCTCGCCGGACAAGATGCTCCAGGGGCGCCTTTTTTCCTATGGCGATGCGCAGCGTTACCGTCTCGGCGTGAACCATCATCAGATTCCGGTCAATCATCCGCAGTGTCCTTACCATGCTTTCCATCGTGACGGTCAGATGCGGATCGACGGCAATTATGCCGGAACGATTGGTTACGAACCCAATAGTTACGGAGAATGGCAGGAACAGCCGAACGCCAAAGAGCCGCCACTTGGGCTCGATGGTGCAGCTGATCACTGGAATCACCGTGAAGATGACGATGATTACTATTCTCAGCCCGGCAACCTGTTCCGGCTGATGAATTCCGAACAGCGACAGACTCTCTCCGAAAACACTGCCCGCGCAATGAACGGTGTACCCGAAGCAATCCAGCTACGCCATATCGCCAACTGTCTGAAAGCTGATTCGGCTTATGGCGAAGGCGTTGCCCAAGCGCTGGGTATTGCCATCGGTGGCATCAGGAAATAA